A stretch of the Acyrthosiphon pisum isolate AL4f chromosome A2, pea_aphid_22Mar2018_4r6ur, whole genome shotgun sequence genome encodes the following:
- the LOC100164395 gene encoding toll-like receptor 6 has product MCVFFAILILVPMWHSVCGQYHHSNASSGPQFNYDAPEDCAWKVRDGHGDEVLLACTLRTINSEIDTTNFSAIPSEHTVSLLISCDPAISARSSMENQSFAHLVRLRELELDACKLARWPAATLAGLTDLRNLTVRTGMSDWPDAGMTVDIAAGSFAHAGRLERLDLSTNNIVALPENAFCQLPNLVILNLSRNRIQDVADLGFGERAPPPPPQPLISGRDEVYDANQYLRKPTSSQCPLDVQSVDVSWNRIAVIPSNGFSSLRRLTELRLTGNEISVVNDRPLGGLTGLEILDISCNNIISLPVDMFKDVADSIKQIHLQDNSISALSPGLFVNLYQLTSLDLSSNLLTSTWIDASTFTGLIRLVALNLSNNKISKLDPTIFHDLYTLQILNLGGNLIDSIPNDAFIPLRNLDTLVLSNNKIVDISPLALNGLYALTLLSLDGNKLTDVHEDCFKNCTTLRELNLSGNVLKTIPLALREMRMLKNVDLGENKIDSIDPDSFYGMSNLNGLRLMGNRLRNITSNLFDNLISLQILSVAHNQIDFVASDAFQNISSIEAIRLDGNRLSSIEHIVRNVSSLRWLNVSDNVLNEFDYGMLPERLEWLAMHKNYLTELTNKNNVTIKIRQLDVRYNYLTYISPASIPDSVEILLMNDNQIMTVETGTFLRKTNITRADMYANQIGQLDINALRLAPVHSDRPLPEFYISGNPFQCDCKMEWLQRINLLAGLRQYPMVMDIPSIYCKLLYNRENKYVPLSEINPAQFVCTYKTHCFAVCQCCEFDACDCEMTCPANCTCYHDQPWSSNIVDCYSSNYTQLPAKIPMDATEVYLDGNLFTHLSSHALLGRKNLRILFANNSGIRSVRNDTFTGLKRLAVLHLEDNQIERFDGSEFNTVENLRELYLQHNSISYISNMTFEPLKSLQVLRLDHNRLYDYDSWILSTNLRLVELHLSNNPWSCDCEFVQSFRRYIMASGDKVVDSATVMCHSDGNRDVSIRDQNATECSSFFGSIVENRIVRDVLPTALTAVCIILALVLILYLVVVYREECRAWVYYKCGFRICHKTVPFEDDRMFDAYVTYSLKDDGFVAQMLAPGLEQGNPRYRVGLHYRDFNVSSFVADTIVEAIESSKRTILVVSKNFVESEWCRFEFKSALHEGLKDKKGRLIVVALGEIQPKDVDPELRVYMKNSIQVNWGDRMFWEKLKFAMPDVSKCQSLMSRSRNGVNIYATPLRTSYSFGSQPPRTASVQSSKYYLSPAYVDSSQHLWA; this is encoded by the coding sequence ATGTGCGTGTTCTTCGCTATTCTCATACTCGTACCGATGTGGCACTCGGTGTGCGGCCAATACCATCACAGCAACGCGTCGTCTGGTCCGCAGTTCAACTATGACGCGCCGGAGGACTGCGCGTGGAAGGTCCGCGACGGGCACGGCGATGAGGTGCTACTGGCGTGCACGCTCCGGACCATCAACAGCGAGATAGACACCACAAACTTCTCAGCCATACCGTCCGAGCACACCGTATCGTTGCTCATATCATGTGATCCCGCCATCTCGGCCCGCAGCTCGATGGAGAACCAGAGTTTCGCCCACCTCGTGCGGCTCCGCGAGCTCGAGCTGGACGCGTGCAAGCTGGCCCGGTGGCCGGCTGCCACGCTCGCCGGGCTCACAGACCTCCGAAACCTGACCGTCAGGACGGGCATGTCCGATTGGCCGGATGCCGGCATGACCGTCGACATCGCGGCTGGTAGTTTCGCGCACGCCGGTCGCCTGGAACGGTTGGACCTGAGCACCAACAACATTGTCGCGCTGCCCGAGAATGCGTTCTGTCAGCTACCCAACCTGGTGATTTTAAACCTGAGCAGGAACCGCATACAGGACGTTGCTGACTTAGGGTTCGGCGAACGcgcgccaccgccgccaccgcagCCGCTGATCAGCGGGCGCGATGAAGTGTACGACGCAAACCAGTACCTGAGGAAGCCTACGTCCAGTCAGTGTCCACTGGATGTCCAGTCCGTCGACGTATCGTGGAACCGCATTGCCGTAATACCATCTAATGGTTTTAGCTCGTTGCGCCGGCTCACTGAGCTGCGGCTCACTGGTAACGAGATATCAGTGGTCAACGATAGGCCGCTTGGCGGTCTTACGGGACTAGAGATTCTTGACATATCTTGCAATAACATCATCTCATTGCCCGTCGACATGTTCAAGGACGTGGCAGATAGTATCAAGCAAATCCACCTGCAAGACAACTCCATCAGCGCTTTGTCTCCAGGTCTGTTTGTCAACCTGTACCAGTTGACTTCACTAGACCTATCGTCAAATCTGCTCACCAGCACTTGGATAGACGCCAGCACGTTCACGGGTCTCATTAGGCTGGTTGCGTTGAACTTGTCCAATAACAAAATATCCAAGCTCGACCCAACGATATTTCACGATCTATACACGCTGCAGATATTAAATTTAGGCGGTAATCTAATCGATTCGATACCAAACGATGCATTCATACCACTTAGGAACCTCGACACGTTAGTGCTGTCAAACAACAAAATTGTCGATATCAGTCCATTGGCTCTGAATGGTCTCTATGCGCTGACTCTGCTATCGTTGGACGGCAATAAACTAACAGACGTGCATGAGGACTGCTTTAAAAATTGCACCACACTGCGGGAATTAAACCTCAGTGGTAACGTTTTAAAAACCATTCCATTGGCTTTGAGAGAAATGAGAATGCTGAAAAATGTGGATCTGGGAGAGAATAAAATTGACTCCATAGACCCAGATTCGTTTTACGGTATGTCAAACTTAAATGGTCTGAGGTTGATGGGAAATCGACTTCGTAATATAACTTCTAACctttttgacaatttaatttcattGCAAATATTAAGCGTTGCACACAATCAGATCGACTTTGTGGCTTCGGATGCGTTTCAAAACATTTCAAGCATAGAAGCGATCAGGCTGGATGGTAATCGACTATCGTCGATAGAACATATAGTTCGCAATGTGTCCAGTCTCAGGTGGCTAAACGTGTCCGATAACGTCCTAAATGAATTTGATTACGGTATGTTACCTGAACGGCTAGAATGGCTTGCCATGCACAAAAACTACCTGACCGAGTTGACCAACAAAAATAATGTCACCATCAAGATTCGTCAGCTGGACGTGAGGTACAACTACCTAACGTACATCAGCCCGGCCTCAATACCGGATAGTGTAGAGATACTACTAATGAACGACAACCAGATCATGACCGTGGAGACAGGAACTTTCTTGCGAAAGACCAACATCACCCGGGCCGACATGTACGCAAATCAGATCGGCCAGTTGGATATCAACGCACTGCGACTGGCACCCGTTCATTCGGACAGACCACTACCAGAGTTCTACATCAGTGGCAACCCGTTCCAGTGTGATTGTAAAATGGAGTGGCTGCAACGTATCAACTTATTGGCTGGGCTGCGTCAATACCCGATGGTGATGGATATACCatcaatttattgtaaactGCTGTACAACCGGGAGAATAAGTACGTGCCACTGTCTGAAATCAACCCAGCGCAATTCGTATGTACTTACAAGACGCATTGTTTTGCCGTGTGTCAGTGCTGCGAGTTTGACGCGTGTGACTGCGAAATGACATGCCCAGCAAATTGCACGTGCTACCATGATCAGCCGTGGTCGTCCAATATTGTTGACTGTTATTCATCCAACTACACCCAGCTTCCAGCCAAAATTCCTATGGATGCCACTGAGGTCTATCTGGATGGAAACCTATTCACCCACCTGTCCAGTCATGCGCTGCTGGGCCGCAAGAACCTACGTATACTGTTCGCCAACAACTCAGGCATCCGGTCGGTGCGCAACGATACGTTTACGGGGCTTAAGCGCCTGGCCGTACTACACCTGGAGGACAATCAGATTGAGAGGTTCGATGGATCTGAGTTCAACACTGTGGAGAATCTTCGGGAACTGTATCTACAGCACAATTCAATAAGCTACATCAGCAACATGACGTTTGAACCACTAAAGAGCCTGCAAGTGCTACGGCTCGACCACAACCGACTGTACGATTACGACTCGTGGATATTGTCTACCAACTTGCGCCTCGTCGAGCTGCACCTATCCAACAACCCGTGGTCGTGTGACTGTGAGTTTGTCCAGTCGTTTAGACGGTACATTATGGCGTCCGGTGATAAGGTCGTAGACTCGGCCACCGTCATGTGCCATTCTGACGGAAACAGAGACGTAAGTATTCGTGACCAAAATGCCACTGAGTGTAGCTCATTTTTTGGTTCCATCGTAGAAAACCGTATCGTCCGGGACGTATTGCCAACGGCACTAACGGCTGTGTGTATAATTTTAGCTCTGGTGCTAATATTGTACCTTGTAGTCGTATACAGAGAAGAGTGTCGTGCTTGGGTGTACTATAAATGCGGATTCAGAATATGTCATAAAACCGTACCATTTGAAGATGACAGGATGTTCGATGCGTACGTCACGTACAGCCTGAAAGATGACGGTTTCGTTGCTCAGATGCTAGCCCCCGGGCTAGAACAGGGCAACCCGAGGTACAGGGTAGGCTTACACTATCGAGATTTTAATGTCAGCTCATTTGTCGCTGATACTATTGTGGAAGCTATCGAGTCATCCAAGAGAACAATTCTGGTCGTTTCTAAAAATTTTGTGGAATCTGAATGGTGTCGATTTGAATTCAAATCAGCACTGCACGAAGGTCTTAAGGACAAAAAAGGACGGCTCATCGTCGTCGCACTCGGTGAAATTCAGCCAAAGGACGTCGATCCGGAACTCAGAGTTTACATGAAAAATTCCATACAAGTAAACTGGGGCGATCGAATGTTCTGGGAAAAATTAAAGTTTGCTATGCCGGATGTCAGCAAGTGTCAAAGCTTAATGTCACGGTCTAGAAACGGTGTAAATATCTATGCGACACCATTGAGGACGTCCTATTCATTTGGTAGCCAGCCACCAAGGACTGCTTCAGTACAGTCAAGCAAGTATTACTTGTCGCCAGCGTACGTGGATTCTTCGCAGCATCTTTGGGCGTGA